From Leishmania mexicana MHOM/GT/2001/U1103 complete genome, chromosome 9, a single genomic window includes:
- a CDS encoding phospholipid:diacylglycerol acyltransferase,putative, whose translation MHIGTSIDAMHRPPPVEVSPSNPRVSAPRRHAPSVAGGQDHHHGQRKGLSASGQSQSRWMRLPSFLFGREEFVDFDNAFPSSTGPAKVTDSQRRAARMIERLPLPSWVKHNLFDVVDFLTRRRVHFVVLILAVLMLVVAPEGVMEDVAGSFTVDEGSRPGLTFFKKYNRGDTYLPRRHPVVIMPGFITGALEVWETSLPCARQKSFFSGFRQRMFGPQMMYLILSDPQCWLDLFSMNKKTGMDRDDTKVRADSGFASVDYFVPGYWVWAKVLINLADIGYDPQSMAVVTYDWRLSPDKAHERDGFFYQVRNSLRFLCRKNRKRAVVISHSYGATVALAFFRWAEQREKGFMDRHVAYYVNVGGVAMGIGKAASALLLGDARDTLNIQWAARKMLDTFISQEARYGLSRSWSCLVSMLPRGCEEAWPGLTVLPNGTALGTRGTAELIRGECRRSGHEDCVRQIDAFLETIDDLPSLPQAPSTTVACLYGVGLPAEAGYHLMWNPDEANTETPYVGNSSVFTSNTSHGVRMSDGDDTVPLLSLAYMCRAVNGWRRNVGRVVTREFNHSVNGASSLNLRGGKLSAKHVDILGNYEMLEIILKIASGIDEEAVEKPETDEFSYRDADTGETTTLQRRVHDRIYSDVDFLIRSNLRSCLRKKNKPIKAIERYEEDDNDKFAWRGTSKSPRKRGAARE comes from the coding sequence ATGCATATTGGAACAAGCATCGACGCCATGCACCGCCCGCCGCCCGTGGAGGTGTCACCGTCGAACCCGAGGGTGTCTGCACCACGACGGCACGCGCCTTCCGTCGCGGGTGGGCAAGATCATCACCATGGGCAGCGCAAAGGGTTGTCTGCGAGCGGCCAGTCGCAGAGCCGCTGGATGCGCCTGCCCTCCTTCCTGTTTGGCCGGGAGGAGTTCGTGGACTTCGACAACGCATTCCCGAGCTCGACTGGCCCGGCAAAGGTCACCGACTCGCAGCGACGTGCAGCGCGGATGATCGAGCGTCTGCCGCTCCCTAGCTGGGTGAAGCACAACCTCTTCGATGTGGTCGACTTTCTGACACGAAGGCGGGTGCATTTTGTCGTGCTGATTCTCGCAGTGCTCATGCTTGTGGTGGCGCCAGAGGGCGTGATGGAGGACGTCGCCGGCTCCTTCACGGTCGATGAGGGCTCACGACCGGGGCTCACCTTCTTCAAGAAGTACAACAGAGGCGACACATActtgccgcggcggcaccctGTCGTCATCATGCCGGGCTTCATCACCGGCGCGCTTGAGGTGTGGGAAACCTCGCTCCCGTGCGCGCGGCAGAAGTCCTTCTTCTCGGGGTTCCGGCAGCGCATGTTTGGGCCGCAGATGATGTACCTCATCCTGTCCGACCCGCAGTGCTGGCTGGACTTGTTCAGCATGAACAAGAAAACTGGGATGGACCGCGACGACACGAAGGTGCGCGCCGACTCTGGCTTCGCCTCGGTGGACTACTTCGTCCCTGGCTACTGGGTGTGGGCGAAGGTGCTCATCAACCTCGCCGACATCGGCTACGACCCGCAGAGCATGGCAGTCGTGACATACGACTGGCGCCTCTCCCCTGATAAGGCGCACGAGCGCGACGGGTTTTTTTACCAGGTGCGTAACAGCCTGCGCTTTCTGTGCCGGAAGAACCGGAAGCGGGCGGTGGTCATCTCGCACAGCTACGGCGCGACCGTCGCGCTGGCCTTCTTCCGGTGggcagagcagcgcgagAAGGGCTTTATGGACCGCCACGTCGCCTACTACGTGAACGTAGGCGGTGTTGCAATGGGCATTGGCAAGGCTGcctcagcgctgctgctcggcgacGCAAGAGACACGCTCAACATTCAGTGGGCGGCCAGGAAGATGTTGGACACCTTCATCAGTCAGGAGGCCCGCTATGGCTTGTCGCGGTCGTGGAGCTGCCTGGTGTCGATGCTGCCGCGCGGTTGCGAGGAGGCGTGGCCGGGGCTCACGGTGCTGCCTAACGGCACCGCTCTCGGCACTCGCGGCACGGCGGAACTAATCCGCGGTGAATGCCGGCGCTCCGGCCACGAGGACTGTGTTCGTCAGATCGACGCCTTCTTGGAGACCATCGACGACttgccctcgctgccgcaggcACCAAGCACAACGGTGGCGTGCCTGTACGGCGTCGGCTTGCCAGCGGAGGCAGGCTACCACCTCATGTGGAACCCAGACGAGGCGAACACCGAAACCCCGTACGTGGGTAACAGCTCCGTCTTTACCAGCAACACTTCACATGGCGTGCGCATGTCTGACGGCGATGATACGGTGCCGCTCTTGTCGCTCGCGTACATGTGTCGCGCCGTGAACGGGTGGAGACGCAATGTGGGCCGCGTCGTGACGCGGGAGTTCAACCACAGCGTCAATGGTGCCTCATCCTTGAACCTGCGCGGTGGCAAACTGAGTGCCAAGCATGTCGACATTCTGGGCAACTACGAGATGCTAGAGATAATCTTGAAGATCGCCAGCGGCATCGACGAGGAGGCTGTCGAGAAGCCTGAGACCGACGAGTTCAGCTACAGAGACGCGGACACCGGCGAGACCaccacgctgcagcgccgtgtgCACGACCGCATCTACTCCGACGTGGACTTTCTTATCCGCAGCAACCTGCGCAGCTGCCTGCGCAAGAAGAACAAGCCGATCAAAGCTATAGAGCGctacgaggaggacgacaacGACAAATTTGCGTGGCGTGGCACTTCCAAGTCGCCGCGGAAGCGAGGGGCAGCTCGAGAATGA
- a CDS encoding putative eukaryotic translation initiation factor 2 subunit: MAEEDIADFTLDDEKVIDTDQGLAKQDFSKINLDELNVDTFEVMSRQATINVGTIGHVAHGKSTVVKALSGVKTQKFHREAVMNITIHLGYANAKVYQCETCPRPTCYQTYPSSQPDSTPCPNCGETMTLKRHFSFVDCPGHDVLMATMLNGAAIMDAALLLIAANESFPQPQTLEHLKAVEIMKLRHLVVLQNKIDLVGEVKAHDQYRHVRAYLDNIALNVPIVPISAQLKRNVDYLLEYLLHIPMPVRQLKAPVRMTVVRSFDINKPGEGDIESLKGGVAGGTVTQGVIKVGQVVEIRPGLVRSRSSNEQGGRFTYSPLKTLTVTLKAENNVLQYAIPGGLIAVGTTLDPTLTRQDKMVGNMLGEEGTLPEVYCEIEVQYYLFSEMVGAKSKDGKSTAKRVQKLNVLESLQINVGTLTAGATVLNITQDPEIAKLELVTPVCCSTGEQVAISRMVDKTFRLIGWGTIRRGVPMKQSS, encoded by the coding sequence ATGGCCGAGGAGGATATTGCGGACTTCACCCTTGATGACGAGAAGGTCATCGACACCGACCAGGGGCTCGCCAAGCAGGACTTCAGCAAGATCAACCTCGATGAGCTCAACGTCGACACCTTCGAGGTGATGTCGCGCCAGGCCACCATCAACGTCGGCACCATCGGTCACGTCGCACACGGTAAGTCCACCGTTGTCAAAGCGCTCAGCGGTGTCAAGACGCAGAAGTTCCACCGCGAGGCCGTCATGAACATCACCATTCACCTCGGCTACGCCAACGCCAAGGTGTACCAGTGCGAGACCTGCCCGCGCCCCACCTGCTACCAGACCTACCCGTCCTCGCAGCCGGACAGCACGCCGTGCCCCAACTGCGGAGAGACCATGACGCTGAAGCGCCACTTCTCCTTTGTCGACTGCCCCGGCCACGACGTGCTGATGGCCACCATGCtgaacggcgccgccatcatggacgccgcgctgctgctcatcgcCGCCAACGAGTCGTtcccgcagccgcagacgcTGGAGCACCTGAAAGCTGTCGAGATCATgaagctgcgccacctcgtgGTGCTGCAGAACAAGATCGACCTTGTCGGTGAGGTCAAGGCACACGACCAGTACCGCCATGTTCGCGCCTACCTGGACAACATCGCCCTGAATGTGCCGATTGTGCCGATCTcggcgcagctgaagcgCAACGTGGACTACCTCCTAGAGTACCTCCTCCACATCCCGATGCCGGTGCGTCAGCTgaaggcgccggtgcgcaTGACAGTCGTGCGCTCCTTCGACATTAACAAGCCAGGCGAGGGCGATATTGAGAGCCTGAAGGGTGGCGTGGCTGGTGGCACAGTCACGCAGGGTGTCATCAAGGTGGGGCAGGTGGTGGAGATCCGCCCTGGGCTGGTGCGCTCACGCAGCTCCAACGAGCAGGGCGGCCGCTTCACCTATAGCCCGCTGAAAACGCTCACGGTCACGCTCAAGGCGGAGAATAACGTGCTGCAGTACGCCATCCCTGGCGGTCTCATCGCCGTCGGCACGACCCTCGATCCGACCCTAACGCGTCAAGATAAGATGGTGGGTAACATgctgggcgaggagggcacgctgccggaggTGTACTGCGAGATTGAGGTGCAGTACTACCTGTTCTCCGAGATGGTTGGTGCCAAGTCGAAGGATGGCAAGTCCACGGCGAAGCGCGTGCAGAAGCTGAACGTTCTGGAGTCCCTGCAGATCAACGTAGGCACCCTCACGGCTGGTGCAACGGTGCTTAATATCACCCAGGACCCCGAGATTGCGAAGCTGGAGCTGGTGACGCcggtgtgctgctccacGGGTGAGCAGGTGGCGATCTCGCGTATGGTGGACAAAACGTTCCGTCTGATCGGCTGGGGCACGATCCGTCGTGGTGTGCCCATGAAGCAGAGCAGCTAA
- a CDS encoding DNA-directed RNA polymerase III subunit,putative translates to MFSSYILYDTVAIEAVYFPRHFANEHADSGGAAATTTTRGPSSAATATAALSSDGDAECYSLTLRDILLHRLTERYVGRVIPSRGLCVAITEVIDYSASSVRGAAASAWLTVTFGVCVFAPNPGTRLKARIAYQTAAGVYLTMNLFVAIPFLVPAGMLVPGSRFSAAQGFWYLPLDTEDQEGGERSAELNAGPAMAAIGLGSGKDGDGYGSDAFASSALSSTTAAAAAPYNAYMVGAEVIVKVVSCTVQSEEAVSAAEDADGASGGDGGAIPIMELCGSFVGDALGPMSWFEKDDDA, encoded by the coding sequence ATGTTTTCTTCGTACATCCTCTACGACACGGTGGCCATCGAGGCCGTCTACTTCCCCCGCCACTTCGCCAACGAGCACGCTGATAgtggtggtgcagccgcGACGACCACCACTCGCGGCCCCTCGTCCGCTGCGACGGCAACCGCCgcgctcagcagcgacggggaCGCTGAATGCTACTCGCTCACCTTGCGCGACatcctgctgcaccgcctcaccGAGCGTTACGTTGGCCGCGTCATCCCCTCTCGGGGTCTCTGCGTGGCCATCACGGAAGTGATAGATTACTCAGCCAGctccgtgcgcggcgcggcagcatcgGCGTGGCTTACAGTGACCtttggtgtgtgcgtgttcgcGCCGAACCCAGGCACGCGCCTCAAGGCCCGCATCGCCTATCAGACGGCCGCTGGCGTGTACTTGACGATGAACTTGTTCGTGGCCATTCCGTTCCTGGTGCCGGCGGGGATGCTAGTGCCTGGCTCACgcttcagcgccgcacaAGGATTCTGGTACCTCCCGCTGGACACGGAGGACCAAGAGGGCGGTGAACGCAGTGCGGAGCTCAACGCAGGCCCAGCGATGGCAGCGATAGGGCTAGGCAGCGGCAAGGACGGTGATGGGTATGGCAGTGACGCATTCGCGTCAAGCGCGCTCTCATCCAcaaccgccgctgccgcagcgccgtacAACGCCTACATGGTGGGTGCTGAGGTGATTGTGAAGGTGGTGTCGTGCACGGTGCAATCGGAAGAAGCTGTGTCAGCGGCGGAAGACGCCGATGGTGCCAGTGgcggggacggcggcgccattCCCATAATGGAGCTGTGCGGCAGCTTCGTCGGCGATGCTCTTGGGCCCATGTCATGGTTCGAGAAGGACGACGATGCGTGA